One segment of Bradyrhizobium sp. CB2312 DNA contains the following:
- a CDS encoding CYTH and CHAD domain-containing protein — protein MLKSDATPARKTTSAPDGNPVPKDNKRTQVAAGFLRQIDPAKPGPEPAIVEGAVSDQTPSQDATPAPEPAQSTVAVRSAGEIELKLLVDAERMAHFNAAPIIASNARNKGTRKHLKSVYYDTPERALRKSGLSLRVRQNGARFVQTVKTDAADDPLRRGEWEASVPTLAPDLALAMPFIPEKLREQLETQPLEAVFTADIHRHARMIDLPSGTVEIAFDQGELIAGERSLPVSEIELELKSGSASTIYEIALRLAEHGAVKPSIRSKSARGFDLAADKSPSARRPRKLQLDPSVTLDEAFETILRSCFLHLLQSLPAAEDGRNPEGVHQLRVSLRRLRSALDLMRSVGALSNLDALRSETKWLAQDLSAARDWDVFQLDTLPTIASACPAVAGFDTLGRAAARRQSEAYRKAHRALGDRRCALFLIGLGGWIETRGWRNDVAAEDLGQLAEPAVNFAQRILSEQHAKVLKRGRRFKSLSAEQVHRVRLAAKRLRYLSEFLLPLFADRKSARRYARRLAGLQEELGAFNDMAVTASLLDGLGGESPDSAIAAAAIAGWQARASVGVQPALQSTWRDFTAARVPWASQN, from the coding sequence ATGCTAAAATCAGACGCTACGCCGGCTCGCAAAACCACGAGCGCGCCGGACGGGAATCCTGTCCCAAAGGACAACAAGAGAACGCAAGTCGCCGCCGGCTTCCTCAGGCAAATTGATCCGGCCAAGCCCGGTCCGGAACCTGCGATCGTCGAGGGCGCCGTGAGTGATCAGACGCCGTCGCAGGATGCGACGCCCGCGCCGGAGCCCGCCCAGTCGACTGTCGCCGTGCGCTCCGCAGGCGAGATCGAGCTCAAGCTTCTTGTCGATGCCGAGCGCATGGCGCATTTCAATGCCGCGCCGATCATCGCGAGTAACGCGCGCAACAAGGGGACGCGCAAGCATCTCAAGTCGGTCTACTACGACACGCCCGAGCGCGCGCTTCGGAAGAGCGGCCTCAGCCTGCGCGTGCGCCAGAACGGCGCGCGCTTCGTACAGACCGTGAAAACCGACGCCGCGGACGATCCGCTGCGCCGTGGCGAGTGGGAGGCGAGCGTGCCGACACTCGCGCCTGATCTCGCGCTGGCAATGCCTTTCATTCCGGAGAAGCTCCGGGAGCAGCTCGAGACGCAACCGCTCGAAGCCGTCTTCACCGCCGACATCCATCGTCATGCGCGAATGATCGACCTGCCGTCCGGCACGGTCGAGATCGCCTTCGACCAGGGCGAGCTGATCGCCGGCGAGCGGTCGCTGCCGGTGAGCGAGATCGAGCTCGAACTGAAGAGCGGCAGCGCCAGCACGATCTACGAGATCGCGCTGCGTCTTGCCGAGCACGGCGCGGTGAAGCCGTCGATCCGCAGCAAGTCGGCGCGCGGCTTCGATCTTGCCGCCGACAAGTCGCCATCAGCGCGCCGGCCGCGCAAGCTTCAGCTCGATCCGTCGGTCACGCTCGACGAAGCCTTCGAGACCATCCTGCGCTCGTGCTTCCTCCACCTGCTGCAATCGCTGCCGGCGGCCGAGGACGGCCGCAATCCGGAAGGGGTGCATCAGCTGCGCGTCTCGCTGCGGCGGCTTCGCTCGGCGCTCGATCTGATGCGATCGGTCGGCGCGCTCAGCAATCTCGATGCGCTGCGATCTGAAACCAAATGGCTGGCGCAGGACCTGTCGGCTGCGCGCGACTGGGACGTGTTCCAGCTCGACACCTTGCCGACGATCGCCTCTGCCTGTCCTGCGGTCGCCGGCTTCGATACGCTCGGCCGGGCCGCGGCCAGGCGCCAGTCGGAAGCTTATCGCAAGGCGCATCGTGCGCTCGGCGATCGCCGCTGCGCGCTGTTCCTGATTGGCCTCGGCGGCTGGATCGAGACGCGGGGCTGGCGCAACGACGTCGCCGCCGAAGATCTCGGCCAACTCGCCGAGCCCGCGGTCAATTTCGCGCAGCGCATTCTGTCGGAGCAGCACGCCAAGGTGCTCAAGCGCGGCCGTCGCTTCAAGTCGCTGTCGGCCGAGCAGGTGCACCGGGTGCGGCTCGCGGCCAAGCGGCTGCGCTATCTCAGCGAGTTCCTGCTGCCGCTGTTTGCCGATCGCAAATCCGCAAGACGCTACGCGCGCCGGCTCGCCGGCTTGCAGGAGGAGCTCGGCGCCTTCAACGACATGGCGGTCACGGCCTCGCTGCTCGACGGGCTCGGTGGCGAGTCCCCCGACAGCGCCATTGCGGCCGCTGCGATTGCCGGCTGGCAGGCGCGCGCCTCGGTCGGCGTGCAGCCAGCCCTGCAAAGCACGTGGCGCGATTTCACCGCGGCGCGTGTGCCGTGGGCGTCGCAGAACTGA
- a CDS encoding transglutaminase-like cysteine peptidase, whose product MFDFRGQGKGLAIAAMLFGIGAAAQAGEGRLLYASLGDTTRAPIGWVEFCADNAAQCQGGPTQPRDIVMSQTAWRDLVKVNRWVNETVKPLTDQEHWGVIERWSLPTDGYGDCEDYVLLKRKMLMDAGWPREALLITVVRDKKGEGHAVLTVKTDKGEFVLDNQNENVVAWTETGYRFVKRQSQGDPNVWVSLGDTKPAVSTASARD is encoded by the coding sequence ATGTTCGACTTCAGGGGACAGGGGAAAGGGCTGGCGATCGCCGCCATGCTCTTCGGGATCGGCGCGGCAGCGCAGGCCGGCGAAGGCCGTCTGCTCTACGCGAGCCTCGGCGACACCACGCGTGCGCCGATCGGCTGGGTCGAGTTCTGTGCGGACAATGCCGCGCAGTGCCAGGGCGGGCCGACGCAGCCGCGCGACATCGTGATGTCGCAGACGGCATGGCGCGACCTCGTCAAGGTCAATCGCTGGGTCAACGAGACCGTCAAGCCTTTGACCGACCAGGAGCACTGGGGCGTGATCGAGCGATGGTCGCTGCCGACCGACGGCTACGGCGACTGTGAAGACTACGTGCTGTTGAAGCGCAAGATGCTGATGGATGCCGGATGGCCGCGTGAGGCCCTGCTCATCACCGTCGTGCGCGACAAGAAGGGCGAAGGACACGCGGTGCTGACGGTGAAGACCGACAAGGGCGAGTTCGTTCTCGACAATCAGAACGAGAACGTCGTGGCCTGGACGGAGACCGGCTACCGCTTCGTCAAGCGCCAGTCGCAGGGCGATCCCAACGTCTGGGTCTCGCTCGGCGACACCAAGCCGGCGGTCTCCACCGCCAGCGCACGAGATTAG
- a CDS encoding PilZ domain-containing protein: MALANKKFLPAAEERRRFQRVKVHLLGRYMLPDRREFPCQVINMSPGGLALLAPGIGNVGDRVVAYLDHIGRVEGKIARIIDNGFAMTIGATPRKRDKLAAQLTWLANRDILNLPEDRRHDRIVPRNPIAVLTLEDGTKMTCRIIDLSLSGAAIAAENRPPLKSTVFLGRVQGRVVRNLEDGFALEFMHEQPAETLEESVTAR, encoded by the coding sequence ATGGCGTTGGCGAACAAAAAATTTCTTCCGGCCGCCGAGGAACGTCGGCGTTTCCAGCGGGTGAAGGTTCACCTGCTCGGCCGCTACATGCTGCCGGACCGCCGCGAATTCCCCTGCCAGGTGATCAACATGTCGCCGGGCGGCCTGGCGCTGCTCGCGCCGGGCATCGGCAATGTCGGCGACCGCGTGGTCGCCTATCTCGACCATATCGGCCGCGTCGAGGGCAAGATCGCCCGGATCATCGACAATGGCTTTGCCATGACGATCGGGGCGACGCCGCGCAAGCGCGACAAGCTCGCGGCGCAGCTGACCTGGCTCGCCAACCGCGACATCCTCAATTTGCCCGAGGATCGCCGCCACGACCGCATCGTGCCGCGCAACCCGATCGCGGTGCTGACGCTCGAGGACGGCACCAAGATGACCTGCCGCATCATCGACCTTTCTCTGTCCGGTGCGGCGATTGCCGCGGAGAACCGGCCGCCGCTGAAATCGACGGTTTTCCTCGGCCGCGTCCAGGGCCGCGTAGTCCGCAACCTCGAAGACGGCTTCGCGCTGGAGTTCATGCACGAGCAGCCAGCCGAGACACTCGAAGAGAGCGTTACCGCGCGGTAA
- a CDS encoding alpha/beta hydrolase, with amino-acid sequence MTGSGACWTLLARALQDRYDLIMPDARGHGASSAPRFGYLYRDLANDVIGLIETLGLEAPLLLGHSMGGMTAAVVASRMGAAIRGLVLADPTFLSPERQREVHDSDVAEQHRRLLGRDKDEVLAEPRQRQPHRSGELLDLIIDARLRTETRAFEVLTPPNPDYRELVKAIAAPSLLVIGDNGVVSVETARELQELNPRLRCEVIANAGHGLPYDRPDAFAAVVRSFLETVDVPHTQLS; translated from the coding sequence TTGACCGGAAGCGGCGCCTGCTGGACGCTACTGGCCCGCGCGCTCCAGGATCGCTACGACCTCATCATGCCGGACGCGCGGGGCCACGGCGCGTCGAGCGCGCCGCGGTTCGGATACCTGTACCGCGACCTTGCCAACGATGTCATTGGTCTCATCGAGACGCTCGGGCTCGAAGCGCCGCTGCTGCTCGGCCATTCCATGGGCGGCATGACGGCGGCTGTCGTTGCGAGCAGAATGGGCGCAGCCATTCGCGGCCTTGTTCTTGCCGACCCGACGTTCCTCAGTCCCGAGCGCCAGCGCGAAGTCCATGACAGCGACGTTGCCGAGCAGCATCGGCGACTGCTCGGTCGGGACAAGGACGAGGTGCTGGCCGAACCGCGGCAGCGGCAACCGCACCGGTCGGGCGAATTGCTCGATCTGATCATCGACGCGCGGCTGCGGACCGAGACGCGTGCCTTCGAGGTGCTCACGCCGCCGAACCCGGATTATCGCGAGTTGGTCAAAGCCATTGCGGCCCCGAGCCTGCTTGTCATCGGAGACAATGGCGTTGTCTCCGTCGAGACGGCGCGGGAGCTGCAGGAGCTCAATCCACGCCTTCGCTGTGAGGTGATCGCGAACGCAGGCCATGGCCTGCCGTATGACAGGCCGGATGCGTTTGCGGCGGTGGTCAGGTCGTTTCTGGAGACGGTGGATGTGCCGCACACCCAATTGTCTTGA
- a CDS encoding MFS transporter: protein MRNRWGILAILFLVRLTIAFQFQSVAAVAPLLQQSFGVGIADIGILIGLYFTPGVVLALPGGAIGRRFGDKPTTIAALLLMTAGSLVMASTDIWGWQMTGRLASGAGGVLLTVQLTKMAADWFAGKEIATAMAIFVNSWPAGIGISLLVLPALGTAHGAGAVFLAAGALTAIGILLTMLYQPPPAATAGPAGSGRLDPLALLAVIVAGAIWGLYNVGFAMIFSFGPSLLAERGWSIASAGSAISVVMWLSVISVPAGGYLADRFKRPFMLAIAASLTVALLLAWLPRSDAVITILVLIGLIGGHPAGPIMSLAARVLAPETRAIGMGVFYTLFYAAMMLGPAIAGRLAKSAGTAAVALDLGAMAVLACPPLMWLFERIVSVRHRRAQS from the coding sequence TTGCGCAATCGCTGGGGCATTCTTGCGATCCTGTTCCTGGTTCGCCTCACCATTGCGTTCCAATTCCAAAGCGTGGCCGCGGTCGCGCCGCTGCTGCAACAGAGCTTTGGCGTCGGCATCGCCGACATCGGCATCCTGATCGGGCTCTACTTCACGCCCGGTGTGGTGCTGGCGCTGCCGGGCGGCGCGATTGGCCGGAGATTTGGCGACAAACCCACCACGATCGCCGCGCTCCTGCTGATGACCGCGGGCAGCCTCGTCATGGCCTCAACCGACATCTGGGGCTGGCAGATGACAGGCCGGCTCGCCTCCGGCGCCGGCGGCGTGCTGCTGACAGTGCAACTCACCAAAATGGCCGCCGACTGGTTCGCGGGTAAGGAGATCGCGACCGCGATGGCGATCTTCGTCAATTCCTGGCCGGCCGGCATTGGGATCTCGCTGCTGGTATTGCCGGCGCTCGGCACCGCCCATGGCGCGGGCGCGGTGTTCCTCGCCGCCGGCGCCCTCACTGCGATCGGCATTCTCTTGACCATGCTCTATCAGCCGCCGCCCGCAGCAACAGCCGGCCCGGCGGGCTCGGGCCGGCTCGATCCCCTCGCGCTGCTGGCGGTGATCGTCGCGGGCGCGATCTGGGGCCTCTATAATGTCGGCTTCGCCATGATCTTCTCGTTCGGCCCGTCCCTGCTCGCCGAGCGCGGCTGGAGCATCGCCTCCGCAGGCTCGGCGATCAGCGTCGTGATGTGGCTGTCGGTGATCTCGGTGCCGGCGGGCGGCTATCTCGCCGATCGCTTCAAGCGACCCTTTATGTTGGCGATCGCGGCCAGCCTCACTGTGGCCCTGCTGCTGGCCTGGTTGCCGAGGTCGGACGCCGTCATCACCATCCTCGTCCTGATTGGCCTGATCGGCGGTCATCCGGCCGGCCCGATCATGAGCCTCGCCGCCCGCGTGCTCGCCCCGGAGACCAGGGCGATCGGGATGGGCGTGTTCTACACTCTCTTCTATGCCGCGATGATGCTGGGACCGGCCATTGCTGGGCGGCTCGCCAAATCGGCCGGCACCGCCGCGGTCGCGCTCGACCTCGGCGCAATGGCGGTGCTGGCCTGTCCGCCTTTGATGTGGCTTTTCGAGCGCATCGTTTCTGTCCGTCATCGCCGCGCCCAATCCTAA
- a CDS encoding metallophosphoesterase family protein: protein MRLAVISDIHGNLAALKAVLADIKARGADRTINLGDCVTSPLWPKETFEALQSLSLPTVRGNHDRWIEEFPDNKLSPAGLFARNALTAEQRRALHSLPSQIRLDDGILACHGTPTDDMTCLLEEALEDGRFVPARRDVLTARLSSEPTARVVLCGHSHRQAAVQGPGDCLVLNPGSVGCPVFADIPFAANLEHRSPHARYAILTKRTRGWQVELLALEYDWEAASAQALANGRPDWAHAMLSGYVK from the coding sequence ATGCGATTGGCAGTCATTTCCGATATCCACGGCAATCTTGCCGCGTTGAAAGCGGTGCTGGCCGACATCAAAGCGCGCGGCGCCGACCGTACGATCAACCTCGGCGATTGCGTCACCAGCCCCTTGTGGCCAAAGGAAACTTTCGAAGCTCTCCAGTCGCTATCGTTGCCGACCGTGCGCGGAAACCACGATCGCTGGATCGAGGAGTTTCCAGACAACAAGCTCTCGCCGGCAGGTTTGTTTGCGCGCAACGCATTGACTGCGGAGCAGCGTCGCGCACTGCACAGCCTCCCCTCCCAAATACGACTAGACGACGGGATCCTGGCCTGCCACGGCACGCCCACCGACGATATGACGTGTCTGTTGGAAGAAGCGCTCGAGGACGGCCGCTTCGTGCCAGCACGTCGCGACGTGCTGACCGCGCGCCTTTCGAGCGAGCCGACGGCGCGCGTGGTCCTTTGTGGTCACAGTCACCGCCAGGCGGCTGTTCAAGGGCCGGGCGACTGTCTGGTTCTCAATCCCGGCAGTGTTGGTTGCCCGGTGTTCGCGGACATTCCCTTTGCCGCAAACCTGGAGCACCGCTCGCCTCACGCCCGCTACGCGATCCTCACGAAGCGAACGAGAGGCTGGCAAGTCGAACTGCTAGCCCTGGAATACGACTGGGAAGCCGCGTCCGCGCAGGCGCTCGCCAACGGCCGTCCGGATTGGGCGCACGCCATGTTGTCCGGATATGTCAAATAG
- a CDS encoding MFS transporter, which produces MKSVPYRLQFIAYVLAMMADNIEHVISYWVVFQKFHSPTLGGFAVLSHWLPFLLFSVAVGGLADRFDPRRIIQCGMLLFIAASAGWGFFFITDTIQMWHAMLLLVIHGCAGVLWQTPNQLLLYDLVGPADLPSAVRLNAMARYLGILVGPAVGGIIMLTLGTSHGIIFNTLFYLPMLLWLFWAPVRDGSVAVRRFAVRGFADILLTIRAIGTQPMLTAMTWLAGLTSFMIGNAYHAQMPGFAGDLGHGDPGVSYSVLLAADAAGALLAGIALESWGRLKGTPRTAITLAMLWSVALLGFAAVRIYPVAIVLLFFAGFFELSFNTMAQALVQLNAPHDIRGRVVGLYNMAGLGMRAFSGITVGVFGAAIGIHWSLGLSAAVLLVLLCLLYGRATRKTAG; this is translated from the coding sequence ATGAAGTCCGTGCCGTACCGGCTCCAGTTCATCGCCTACGTGCTGGCGATGATGGCCGACAATATCGAGCATGTGATCAGCTATTGGGTGGTGTTCCAGAAATTCCACTCGCCGACGCTGGGCGGTTTTGCGGTGCTGTCGCACTGGCTGCCGTTCCTGCTGTTCTCGGTCGCTGTCGGCGGGCTCGCCGACCGGTTCGATCCGCGACGCATCATCCAGTGCGGCATGCTGCTGTTCATCGCGGCCTCCGCCGGCTGGGGCTTCTTCTTCATCACCGATACGATCCAGATGTGGCACGCGATGCTGCTGCTGGTGATCCATGGCTGCGCCGGCGTCCTTTGGCAAACACCGAACCAGCTGCTGCTCTACGACCTCGTCGGCCCCGCCGATCTGCCGAGCGCCGTGCGGCTGAACGCGATGGCGCGCTATCTCGGCATCCTGGTCGGGCCTGCCGTCGGCGGAATCATCATGCTGACGCTCGGCACCTCGCACGGCATCATCTTCAACACGCTGTTCTACCTGCCGATGCTGCTGTGGCTGTTCTGGGCGCCGGTGCGCGACGGCAGCGTGGCGGTCCGGCGCTTCGCCGTACGCGGCTTCGCCGACATCCTGCTCACCATCCGCGCCATCGGCACCCAGCCGATGCTGACGGCGATGACGTGGCTTGCCGGCCTCACCTCCTTCATGATCGGCAATGCCTATCACGCCCAGATGCCCGGCTTTGCCGGCGATCTCGGCCATGGCGATCCTGGCGTCTCCTACAGCGTGCTGCTCGCGGCGGACGCCGCTGGCGCGCTGCTCGCCGGCATCGCGCTGGAATCGTGGGGACGGCTGAAGGGCACGCCGCGCACCGCGATCACGCTCGCAATGCTCTGGAGCGTCGCGTTGCTCGGCTTCGCCGCGGTAAGGATCTATCCGGTGGCGATCGTGCTGCTGTTCTTTGCCGGCTTCTTCGAATTGTCGTTCAACACCATGGCGCAGGCGCTGGTGCAGCTGAACGCGCCGCACGACATCCGCGGCCGCGTCGTCGGCCTCTACAACATGGCCGGCCTCGGCATGCGGGCCTTCAGCGGCATCACCGTCGGCGTGTTCGGTGCTGCGATCGGCATTCACTGGTCGCTCGGGCTTTCGGCGGCGGTGCTACTGGTGCTGCTGTGCCTGCTCTATGGGCGCGCGACGCGGAAGACGGCCGGTTGA
- a CDS encoding Clp protease N-terminal domain-containing protein, whose product MRDFRDAKAMAQTLRASLVSKGLKISVAESLELTAELVGLADWNTLAAAIRRGSPGSRAASSRQPRASVKWPAGFTHELDLTLKRALAYAEARKHEFATLEHLLLALLDDPDALEVMNANQIDLQALRRATTSYIDDKLSTWVMISDERDTTPTIAFRRVVHRATVRSLQRETSGLDVMATMFGENASPAVWLLSEHGMTGERLESALPRAS is encoded by the coding sequence ATGCGCGACTTCCGCGATGCCAAAGCTATGGCGCAAACGCTGCGCGCCTCTCTTGTCTCCAAAGGCCTCAAGATTTCGGTTGCCGAAAGCCTCGAACTGACTGCCGAGCTGGTTGGCTTGGCTGACTGGAATACGCTTGCGGCCGCCATTCGACGCGGATCGCCTGGGTCCCGTGCGGCCTCGTCTCGGCAACCGCGTGCAAGCGTCAAATGGCCGGCGGGATTTACCCACGAACTCGACCTGACCCTGAAAAGGGCTCTGGCCTACGCCGAAGCGCGAAAGCACGAGTTCGCCACGCTAGAGCATCTCTTGCTTGCGTTGCTGGATGATCCGGATGCCTTGGAGGTGATGAATGCCAACCAGATTGACCTTCAAGCCCTGAGGCGAGCCACGACCTCATACATCGATGACAAGCTGAGCACCTGGGTGATGATCAGCGACGAGCGCGACACAACGCCGACGATTGCGTTTCGACGCGTCGTGCATCGTGCGACCGTGCGCAGCCTGCAACGCGAAACGAGTGGGCTGGACGTGATGGCGACGATGTTCGGCGAGAACGCGAGTCCGGCGGTTTGGCTCCTAAGCGAGCATGGAATGACCGGCGAGCGTCTTGAGAGTGCGCTTCCTCGCGCTAGTTGA
- a CDS encoding VOC family protein produces MKNEMTTESTPRSPFRAIRAIDYTVIFVRDMAAMRRFYEDVLALSLLRELSPNWIEYGLGSNTLALARPGRTAADAPVPAGTASLQLAFKVSAAEVDQCADELVRQGVVLLSPPTDQSFGHRTLFFRDPDGNLLEIYAEI; encoded by the coding sequence ATGAAGAACGAGATGACAACCGAATCAACTCCCCGCTCTCCCTTCCGCGCCATCCGCGCGATCGACTACACCGTCATCTTCGTGCGCGACATGGCGGCGATGCGGCGCTTCTACGAGGATGTCCTGGCATTATCCCTGCTGCGCGAGCTCTCGCCGAACTGGATCGAGTACGGCCTCGGGAGCAACACGCTGGCCCTGGCACGACCGGGGCGGACCGCGGCCGATGCGCCGGTGCCGGCTGGGACGGCCTCGCTGCAACTGGCCTTCAAGGTGTCCGCGGCCGAGGTCGATCAATGCGCTGACGAGCTCGTGCGTCAGGGCGTGGTGTTGCTGTCGCCGCCCACGGATCAATCCTTCGGACATCGCACGCTGTTCTTCCGCGATCCCGATGGTAATCTGCTGGAAATCTATGCGGAGATCTGA
- a CDS encoding cupin domain-containing protein, which translates to MADSISLANRLATFEDFWSPRTVTTFNDCDVMVVKVKGEFTWHKHDDTDDFFLVLKGKLDIELRDRTVTLGPGELYVVPKGVEHRPVAREEVHLMLIEPTGTPNTGDKATAAARKRA; encoded by the coding sequence ATGGCCGACAGCATATCGCTTGCCAACAGGCTCGCGACCTTCGAGGATTTCTGGTCGCCGCGCACGGTTACGACCTTCAACGATTGCGATGTGATGGTGGTGAAGGTGAAGGGCGAGTTCACCTGGCACAAGCATGACGACACCGACGATTTCTTTCTCGTCCTGAAAGGCAAGCTGGACATCGAATTGCGCGATCGCACCGTGACGCTCGGACCGGGCGAACTCTACGTCGTGCCAAAAGGTGTCGAGCATCGCCCGGTGGCGCGCGAGGAGGTTCACCTGATGCTGATCGAGCCGACCGGTACGCCGAACACGGGCGACAAGGCAACCGCCGCCGCGCGCAAGCGCGCCTAA
- a CDS encoding zinc-binding dehydrogenase yields MDQIRVCTHAGPGSEPVIKTVPWPKVGKKAALIKVGACGVCGTDLHILKGHWPKPLPWPFTLGHELGGVIVECGDEFSEDFMSKPLKVGSKVMIPPLMPCGHCYYCIHYPQTANKCLTPVYYGRYLGFDKAPHMWGGWAEYVYVDLDMLPGTKIYKLPDDMSLRLGALSEPLTSCIRAFNRATRAGGFSWGDTVVIQGSGPIGILAVAAAKEMGAGRVICVGAPEEPRLKLAREFGAEATVNIEEIKTPEARIARVREIVGGFGADLVMDCSGHPTAGPEGIEMLRDGGTYVEMGQFTDAGSIDTSWHRICTKDLNVLGSWGFTGNDLPLGVDMLYRTAGKYPWLKMQTIYPFTEEGVAQAVKDAMAMKTVKSTIVPWPELVE; encoded by the coding sequence ATGGACCAGATTCGCGTCTGCACCCACGCAGGCCCCGGCAGCGAGCCCGTCATCAAAACCGTGCCTTGGCCGAAGGTCGGGAAGAAGGCCGCGCTGATCAAGGTCGGCGCCTGCGGGGTCTGTGGCACCGATCTGCATATCCTCAAGGGTCACTGGCCGAAGCCGCTGCCCTGGCCGTTCACGCTCGGCCACGAGCTCGGCGGAGTCATCGTCGAGTGCGGCGATGAGTTCAGCGAGGACTTCATGAGCAAGCCGCTCAAGGTCGGATCAAAGGTGATGATCCCGCCGCTGATGCCCTGCGGCCATTGCTACTACTGCATTCACTACCCGCAGACGGCCAACAAATGCCTGACGCCGGTCTATTACGGCCGCTATCTCGGCTTCGACAAGGCACCGCACATGTGGGGCGGCTGGGCCGAATATGTCTATGTCGATCTCGACATGCTGCCGGGCACCAAGATCTACAAGCTGCCCGACGACATGTCGCTGCGGCTCGGCGCGTTGTCCGAGCCGCTGACCTCCTGCATCCGCGCCTTCAATCGTGCCACGCGCGCCGGCGGCTTTTCCTGGGGCGACACGGTGGTGATCCAGGGCTCGGGCCCGATCGGCATTCTGGCGGTCGCGGCCGCAAAGGAGATGGGGGCAGGGCGCGTCATCTGCGTCGGTGCGCCGGAGGAGCCGCGGCTCAAGCTCGCGCGCGAGTTCGGCGCGGAGGCGACCGTGAACATCGAGGAGATCAAAACGCCCGAGGCGCGCATCGCGCGTGTGCGCGAGATCGTCGGCGGCTTCGGCGCCGATCTGGTGATGGACTGCTCGGGCCATCCGACCGCCGGCCCCGAAGGCATCGAGATGCTGCGCGACGGCGGCACCTATGTCGAGATGGGCCAGTTCACCGACGCAGGCTCGATCGATACGTCCTGGCACCGCATCTGCACCAAGGACCTCAACGTGCTGGGATCCTGGGGCTTCACCGGCAACGATCTGCCGCTCGGCGTCGACATGCTCTATCGCACCGCGGGCAAATATCCCTGGCTGAAGATGCAGACGATCTATCCGTTCACGGAAGAAGGCGTCGCGCAGGCGGTGAAGGACGCGATGGCGATGAAGACGGTAAAGTCGACCATCGTGCCGTGGCCGGAGCTGGTGGAATAG
- a CDS encoding GNAT family N-acetyltransferase, whose amino-acid sequence MLRDYQPADADKVVRVALAAFAEFEPHFSDWPLFNANVAKMPRLAQTGEIIVAEDAGRIVGAVAYIGPKATKPAFFDPRWPVIRMLVVDPLARGKGVGRQLTEECLRRAERDQAQVIALHTTPIMTVALSMYLRMGFVKTGEAPDILGVPYAVYVKALG is encoded by the coding sequence ATGCTACGTGACTATCAGCCAGCGGATGCGGACAAGGTCGTGCGCGTCGCGCTCGCCGCCTTCGCGGAATTCGAGCCGCACTTTTCCGATTGGCCGCTGTTTAACGCCAATGTCGCGAAGATGCCGAGGCTTGCCCAGACCGGCGAGATCATCGTCGCCGAAGATGCCGGACGCATCGTCGGTGCAGTCGCCTATATCGGTCCGAAAGCGACGAAGCCTGCGTTCTTCGATCCGCGGTGGCCGGTCATCCGCATGCTGGTGGTCGATCCCTTAGCGCGCGGCAAGGGCGTCGGGCGCCAATTGACGGAAGAGTGCCTGCGCCGCGCCGAGCGCGACCAGGCTCAGGTCATCGCCCTGCACACGACACCGATCATGACGGTCGCACTGTCGATGTATCTGCGTATGGGATTCGTGAAGACCGGCGAGGCACCGGATATTCTGGGCGTGCCCTATGCGGTCTATGTGAAGGCGCTGGGGTAA